In Candidatus Cloacimonadota bacterium, the following proteins share a genomic window:
- a CDS encoding ABC transporter ATP-binding protein, which yields MSECVYRVENLSKHYGKFKALDGVDLSLGRGRMIGLLGKNGAGKSTLMRCMLGFLKHEGKVSLDGRPVKHLDHRIFQDVAFIPDVSGLDDRLTVKQSMDYVRGVNPRWNEERAQKLFSTSNLPPKLKVGKLSKGMKTKLYLLITLSLDVSYLLLDEPTLGLDIAFRKEFFNTILGEFFDENKTILISTHQAEEVEGLLQEVIFLDKGRVILHEELDSLKNSRRVVMLPREREQELLAFKPRLVSHALGTSSAVLDAGIEIPGAEYGRPDLADIFLSEVGGSNETV from the coding sequence ATGAGTGAATGCGTTTACCGGGTTGAAAATTTGAGCAAGCATTACGGCAAGTTCAAGGCGCTGGATGGGGTGGACCTCAGCTTGGGCCGAGGCCGCATGATTGGCCTTTTGGGAAAAAATGGAGCGGGAAAATCCACCCTGATGCGCTGCATGCTGGGTTTTTTGAAACATGAAGGCAAAGTGAGCCTGGATGGAAGGCCGGTGAAACACCTGGATCACCGCATTTTTCAGGACGTTGCCTTCATCCCAGACGTCAGCGGTTTGGATGACCGCCTCACGGTGAAACAGAGCATGGATTATGTCCGCGGCGTGAACCCGCGCTGGAACGAAGAGCGGGCGCAAAAACTGTTTTCCACCAGCAATCTACCCCCCAAGCTGAAGGTGGGAAAGCTTTCCAAAGGGATGAAAACCAAGCTCTATCTTTTGATAACGCTCTCTTTGGATGTGAGTTATCTGCTGTTGGATGAACCCACCCTGGGGCTGGATATTGCCTTCAGAAAAGAGTTTTTCAACACCATTTTGGGCGAATTCTTTGATGAAAACAAAACCATCCTGATTTCGACTCATCAAGCCGAAGAGGTGGAAGGCCTTTTGCAGGAAGTTATATTTTTGGACAAAGGCAGGGTGATTTTGCATGAAGAACTGGACAGCCTGAAAAACAGCCGGCGCGTTGTCATGCTTCCCCGCGAGCGGGAACAAGAGCTGCTGGCTTTCAAGCCGCGTTTGGTTTCTCACGCTTTGGGCACAAGCAGCGCTGTTTTGGATGCCGGAATTGAGATTCCCGGTGCCGAATATGGCAGGCCGGACCTGGCGGATATTTTCCTTTCCGAGGTTGGAGGTTCAAATGAAACAGTGTAA